The Aspergillus oryzae RIB40 DNA, chromosome 5 genome segment AGTGTAGAATAATGATAGGACTCGGGAATAgcctgttcctcctcggcagAGATCTTGTTCTCACTCGACCGCCTGTAGCGTTCGAAATCATCCTTCGGTAAGGTAAGGAGTTTCTCCATTGACTTTCCCAAGTTCATTAGAATATTGGCAGACTCAAACTCTTTGTCAGCGTCGATGGCATAAACCCCATCTTGGTACCGGAGAAACATGGCTGAAGGAGCACGCAGGAGACGTGTAAAGGATCTTAATTTATCCGGAAAGCCCTGGGACAAGGTTCGAATATCAACTCCCCTCCATGCGGAAAGGAGATAATGAAAGTGTGACAACACGGAGGTCATGCTCGAAGATGATCCTATgtacttctttttctccttcaccGCTATATCCCGGAGCGTGTGGTCCTTGGAAGAGGTAATATAGTCCTTCAAAGCATCAAAATCGAATTCAGTGACGGGCATGATCTGGCCCAAGTAAGGGTCAAAGTTGTAGACGCGAGACCGGGGGTCTCGAAGATGGTAAACACCTGGGCTGGGACAAAAGGGTAAGCTTGGGCCCACTTTCAAGACAGGCACACGGGTTACTTACTTGAAAAGAACCCTTTCAAGGCCAAAAGAGAGTCGCGGAACGGGCGCTGTTTCAACATCCAAAGCTAGTGACAATTAGAGTGTGTTCGATGTAGGTAATTGGCAAGAATACGTACGATTCAACTGCAGGTCTTTCGATTCAACTTTGCCGGACTCCTTTGCGTATATAGAGCTCATAACGAATGACAAGTTCTTTGggctttcttgttctcttaCACTTGTAGCTTTTGTTGAATCCAGGTGAGAAACGATCGATTGGAGTGACGACTTGATACGAGATGTCTAACATTGTTTAGCGATACTAGTAATGCAGGGACCATAAGTTACGCTCACCGGATCTTCTTGGGTCGCTGCAGCGAGCTGTTCTTTCTGTTCTGAATGGTCTTTCGAGGCTTTcgtcttttgcttctccttggcTAAGGCTCTCCGAGTTTTCATCGCGGACATCTTTCGAGCCTTCCCAGTAGCTTTCTTTGATCCCTTACCAGCAGTATGCACCGACTGATCCTTGGATGGCTCGCCATCCTCGGCGGGCGAGGTAGTGTCATCGTCACTTTTGGTGGTAGCAGCTTCATCATCGCGAGCACTAGATGTCGACTTGAGGCTATTGAGTCTCTTTTTGTGCTTTGAATGTTCGCCAGGAGATCGGCTCTTCTGGTCCTTCTGCGGCGGTGGGCTCTTTTCATCAAAGCAAATCAGTCAGTGTACATACGCCATAGGGATTGGACGAAGGATGACATAAAGTAAACAGTCGAATTGCAAGACGTATGATCCAGAGATGATCGTACCTTTTCTAGAGCCGACAAACTCTCTGAGATAACGCGAGCGGATGCGTCTTCGATGCCTGAGTTTGCGCGATATGGAGTGTTGGAGTACAGGCGGAGCCTAGTGCGACCTCCGAGCCTCTGGGCTAAACAGGAGATGCAGACATGTTCGCGAAGAGGGTCTGAAACAGACCGCAGGGAAGCCCGGAGCATTCAGTTCAAGTGTTTCGGAACAGCCTGCAAAGCAGTGAGCACTAGTATTTTATCAATTGATAAGAGCTGATGGTAAGTGTTGATGCTCGAAAGTTGAAAAGCTTGAACAGCTTCATCAcatttgctcttttttttatttttctgccGTACAGCTTCTCACCGCTCAAGAGGCGACAAGCAGCCCGGCGGTAAGGATCAATTTGAAATAatattgtatgtacagtacattACGATAGTGACAGAAACATGCCATACGTATCACGTGTGGGACAATCAAGCGCGATTCTGTTCATTTTActtattccttttttttttctttttactttttgtttctgataCTTGTTCAATCGCTTTCTTCCTTGGCTATATGCTGAATACATTTAAGTATCCTAACTAACAAGAAGTATATGATATTCATTCGGTGCCGAACCCTTATCGGACATGCCCCATCTCTCCAGATTTTATTTAGTTCTAGTCTTTACACTGATAACAAAACATTCATATACAAACAGATAAATAGAACATGTATATGTATTCTCGTACGGGGAGAGAGTATCTCTGAATcgaaatttttttttagaaaaaaaaagaaaaagaaaaagaaaaaaaaagaaagataacGCAAAGCATTAGAAGGATaataggaaaaaaagaaagaaaaaaagaaaaaactaaACCAGGACTAATAAAATACACTCATCTAATATCCAAATCCGGGGTCGGAGAAAAAGACGCCCCGCCGTCCCGCcagcagaaaaaaaaaggtgcGGTGACTCTAACTCCCTCGAGAACTCAAAAGATTTGGTTCTTCCCTAAGCGATACACCTTCTATACATGCAGCTTGCTCTCAAGTTGACTCTCTAGTGAGGTGAGTACCGGTCCTGATACAATCGTGTGTTTGTTGAGGTTTTTTGGGTATTGGAACTTCAGAATGATAAAGAGAGGGGCACTCCTACTTTTTTCTATACTATGAACTTGCCCCTCCATTCTCTCCGCCCCGAGGAGCCATCCACCATATTCATTACCTCCCTGCAATGCTATTCTCGTGTGGGTAGGATATTCAGTTCCTAATGTTCCCCTTCAATTAGGTTTACTCGAGAACACTGCACTCGAAATGTCCCAAGAACAGTTGCGcgtcctcatcgtcggcaaCGGCGGCCGCGAACATGCCCTGGCTTGGAAGCTAAGTCAATCCCCTCGGGTCGAAATCGTCTATGTCGCCCCAGGTAATGGTGGAACTGGTTCGGGGGCTACTAGCAAGATTACAAATGCCAACGTCAAGGGCAATAACTACCCTGGCCTAGTGGCTTTTGCTCAAAAGAACGGAGTCAATTTGGTGGTTCCGGGACCGGAAGCCCCTCTTGTGGATGGCATCCAAGGATATTTCCAAGCAGGtgggaagatcctcaatTACAAACAAGACAGGCGAGATGTTGACATTTCGACAAAGTCGGTATTAGGTGCTTTGGCCCTTCCAAGGCCGCTGCGCGCATGGAGGGCTCCAAGGCCTTCTCCAAGGATTTCATGAAGCGTCATAACATTCCCACGGCTGCGTACGAGAACTTCCGCGAGTATGAGCCTGCCCGTCAATACATTGACTCCATTTCCCACAATGTTGTCATCAAGGCAGATGGTCTGGCTGGTGGTAAGGGCGTTGTTATCCCGCAGACCAAGGAGGAGGCCCACCAAGCACTCCGCGAAATGATGTTGGACCGCCAGTTCGGCGATGCCGGTAACGAGGTTGTTATCGAAGAGTACCTCGAGGGTGATGAGCTCAGTGTTCTCACCTTCAGTGACGGCTACACCATCCGTTCCCTCCCTCCTGCGCAGGATCACAAGCGTATCTTCGACGGTGACCAGGGTCCCAACACCGGCGGTATGGGCTGCTACGCTCCTACCCCAATCTCTTCTAAGGAAGTCCTTGAGGAGATCGACCGCACCATTGTGCAGCCTTCAGTTGACGGCATGAGGAGAGATGGTTTGTCATTACACATTGGCCACAGAATTGTACCAATAGAGCGCTAACCACTTCAAGGCTTTCCCTTCGTGGGTATCCTCTTCACCGGTCttatgatgacgaagaaTGGCCCTAAGGTCCTCGAATATAATGTTAGAGGTGGAGACCCGGAGACTCAGACTCTCCTGCCCCTGCTCAGTGATGACACTGATCTGGCGGAGATCATGGTTGCTTGTACCGAACACTGGCTCGACGGTGTCTCCATCAACGTCAAGCCCGACTTCTCAACCACCGTCATCGCCGTGGCGGGTGGATACCCTGGATCTTATGCTAAGGGCAAAGCCATCACCCTTGACCCGGTTCCAGAGGACACCTTGATCTTCCATGCTGGAACCACACTCGTTGGCAACGAACTCCAGACCTTCGGTGGTCGGGTCATTGCTTCCACCGCTACAGCATCGAGTCTCGAGGAGGCTGTCCGCAAGAGCTATTCTGGCATTTCCACAATTCACTTTGAAGACATGTTCTACCGTAAAGATATCGCGCACCGCGCCTTCAGGCAAAGAGATGCTGTTGCATCCCAGAAGGAGTCTCTCACCTATGCCTCTGCCGGTGTTTCTATTGACGCTGGCAATGACCTCGTCAACCAGATTAAGAGCTCTGTTGCCCAGACCAAGCGTCCTGGTACAGATGCGGTGATCGGTGGCTTCGGAggcctcttttctcttgctgctgccaaCTCTGCCTACCACCCTCACTCCCCTACATTGATCGGAGCCATCGATGGTGTTGGGACCAAACTCAAGATCGCACACACCGTGGGAGTCCACGACACGGTGGGTATTGACCTTGTAGCCATGAACGTCAACGACCTGGTCGTCCAAGGCGCAGAGCCCCTATTCTTCCTCGACTGCTATTCTTGTGGTAAATTGGACGTCAACACGGCCTCCGCCTTCGTCACTGGTGTTGCCAACGGTTGTGTGCAGGCCGGATGTGCTCTCATTGGTGGTGAGACTGCCGAAATGCCTGGCCTCTTCATTGACGACACCTATGATGCTGTGGGTGCTGCCGTGGGTGCGATTAACACTACTGGAGACAATGCTCGTACTATTCTTCCGGAAACCTCCGCTATGCAAGATGGTGATGTTCTCCTCGCCTTGGCTTCCTCCGGTCCTCATTCGAACGGGTACTCTCTCGTCCGGAAGATCGTGGAACGCTCTGGATTGAGTTACAACGACCCAGCTCCTTTCTCGATGCCTTTCAGCGACGAACCTCTTTCCCTCGGCCGTGCCCTCCTTACCCCAACCCGCATTTACGTGAAGCCTCTTCTGAAAGCGCTCTCCATTCCCTCCAGCAACAAGACTACCGGCCACTTCTCGTCAGCCATTAAAGGTCTTGCCCACATCACTGGTGGTGGTCTGGTTGACAATGTGCCTCGTATGCTACCTTCGACGCTGACTGCGCATATCAACGTCTCTACCTGGCAGCTCCCGCCGGTTTTCGCCTGGCTTAAGAAGAACGGTAATGTCACTGCCACTGAGATGGCGCGTGCGCTTAACTGCGGTGTGGGTATGATCATTgctgttgagaaggaggccgCGGCCGCAGTAAAGGATCTGCTGcagaaggagggagagacGGTCTACGAGGTCGGTGAactcaaggccaagaaagagggagaggagggatGTATCCTCCAAGGATTGGAGACGTGGGACGCTTAGATGCACTGTTGTATCTTCATTTAGTGATATGTGATGATTTACTCTCcggcttttttcttttctttttttccccctgATGTTTTATCTTCTTATTACTGCCACATGTGCGACGATGGACGAACTCAAGACCAAAGCAGATGAGAATTATAAAAGTGAACAGACTATGCATACGTCAGTCTATATAGATGTTAGACTAACTCGATGACCTTTGTCCAATCTCTATTGAGGCACCTAGCCCATCAACAATATCAGACAAGCCCGCTATACATACAGCTTTCTTACTAACGGGGCCCAGACTGGTCTGTAGACGGCGATGACATCATGTTTTGTACAACAATGGCTTGTGTTCTTGAGCCGCAAACGACCTACCAGTGGTATGTCTACTGCTTTGTGGCCGGAGTTCGCTGTAGATGATACGGAGCTGTTTGTGGGGTCTACATAGGCCTCATGAAGCAAAACTCGACGATCGTGACCAGGCGTAGTCAATTTGAAGTTGAGCCCCGTGTGAACCGGGCCAGAATAATAATGTTTTAACAGCATTCTAGAATCGTAGCCAGCCCGGAGGCGAGAATTGTTTAGGGGAAAAAAGGCCCAGTATGGAAATAAGGATTCAAACACGAGCGTAGAACTATATGAAATAGAGCTTTCACCCCTCCGTCCACATGACCCATGTACATCCTTCGCTTacgtctctcttccccttcttgcTTTCAGGAACAACTTACTGTCGGCGAAAGCGCCCGCATCGAGCGACAAGCATCCCAAAGAAACCATCTCTATTCCACAACTAAAACAAAGTTCCTTTTTCAGGCGATCTTCCTCCTAGTGCGAGTCAGAGAGGCCCGCATGTCGCCAGTCTCCGTTTGATATTTTAATACAGGAAAATACGACGAAACAGACTAATCATGCGCAAGAGCTGCGACAGGGAGTCAGTAAGAGTTGGTTCAAGGAAGCATGCGGGTTGACTATACCTTAGAAGCACTTGCGGTGAACGATCGAAGGACCGCTCTCGTCGTACTCCTGCTTGGAGATCCACATCTGCTGGAAGGTGGACAGGGAAGCCAAGATGGAACCACCGATCCAGACGGAGTATTTACGCTCAGGAGGAGCAATGATCTTGACCTTCATGGACGAGGGGGCAAGGGCGGTGATTTC includes the following:
- the ade1 gene encoding bifunctional aminoimidazole ribotide synthase/glycinamide ribotide synthase (glycinamide ribonucleotide synthetase (GARS)/Aminoimidazole ribonucleotide synthetase (AIRS)), which gives rise to MSQEQLRVLIVGNGGREHALAWKLSQSPRVEIVYVAPGNGGTGSGATSKITNANVKGNNYPGLVAFAQKNGVNLVVPGPEAPLVDGIQGYFQAVGIRCFGPSKAAARMEGSKAFSKDFMKRHNIPTAAYENFREYEPARQYIDSISHNVVIKADGLAGGKGVVIPQTKEEAHQALREMMLDRQFGDAGNEVVIEEYLEGDELSVLTFSDGYTIRSLPPAQDHKRIFDGDQGPNTGGMGCYAPTPISSKEVLEEIDRTIVQPSVDGMRRDGFPFVGILFTGLMMTKNGPKVLEYNVRGGDPETQTLLPLLSDDTDLAEIMVACTEHWLDGVSINVKPDFSTTVIAVAGGYPGSYAKGKAITLDPVPEDTLIFHAGTTLVGNELQTFGGRVIASTATASSLEEAVRKSYSGISTIHFEDMFYRKDIAHRAFRQRDAVASQKESLTYASAGVSIDAGNDLVNQIKSSVAQTKRPGTDAVIGGFGGLFSLAAANSAYHPHSPTLIGAIDGVGTKLKIAHTVGVHDTVGIDLVAMNVNDLVVQGAEPLFFLDCYSCGKLDVNTASAFVTGVANGCVQAGCALIGGETAEMPGLFIDDTYDAVGAAVGAINTTGDNARTILPETSAMQDGDVLLALASSGPHSNGYSLVRKIVERSGLSYNDPAPFSMPFSDEPLSLGRALLTPTRIYVKPLLKALSIPSSNKTTGHFSSAIKGLAHITGGGLVDNVPRMLPSTLTAHINVSTWQLPPVFAWLKKNGNVTATEMARALNCGVGMIIAVEKEAAAAVKDLLQKEGETVYEVGELKAKKEGEEGCILQGLETWDA